The following are encoded together in the Cicer arietinum cultivar CDC Frontier isolate Library 1 chromosome 2, Cicar.CDCFrontier_v2.0, whole genome shotgun sequence genome:
- the LOC101502407 gene encoding uncharacterized protein — protein sequence MEEQEKVSDLISRLRSITNQMTGCSEKLTEEKLCENILRSLRPKFNYIVCAIEESKDISILSLEELEGTLEVKEYRMEERCRMKPGDQALATQMYKKRDQSKHKKKYEDEAGATQEEAGATQEDDSDSNTILSKIRFADDRTLEAEGADNMVIKRRNGKIVVIENVLYVPGMKSSLLRIAQLIQKGFQMVVKDGSLEIYDGQKKMILKARLSKNITFVINIQATNIKCLKEVNSCDKD from the exons ATGGAGGAGCAAGAAAAAGTGTCTGATCTGATCTCAAGATTGAGGAGCATCACCAATCAAATGACTGGTTGTAGTGAGAAGTTAACTGAAGAGAAATTGTGTGAAAATATATTAAGATCTTTGCGTCCAAAATTCAATTACATTGTGTGTGCCATTGAGgaatccaaagacatttctATATTGAGTCTTGAAGAGTTAGAGGGAACTTTAGAAGTAAAAGAGTATAGAATGGAGGAAAGATGCAGAATGAAACCTGGTGATCAAGCGTTGGCAACACAAATGTACAAGAAGAGAGATCA ATCAAAGCATAAGAAGAAATACGAGGACGAGGCTGGTGCTACTCAAGAAGAGGCTGGTGCTACTCAAGAAGATGATTCAGACTCAAACACAATTTT GAGCAAGATCAGGTTTGCTGATGATAGAACCTTGGAAGCTGAGGGAGCTGACAACATGGTGATCAAGAGAAGAAATGGGAAAATAGTGGTGATTGAAAATGTGTTGTATGTGCCAGGAATGAAAAGTAGTTTGTTGAGAATAGCACAATTGATTCAGAAAGGATTTCAAATGGTTGTGAAGGATGGTTCCTTAGAAATATATGATGGGCAAAAGAAGATGATACTAAAGGCTCGTCTCTCAAAGAACATAACctttgtcatcaacatacaagctACAAATATCAAATGTTTGAAGGAAGTAAACTCATGTGATAAGGATTGA